In one window of Bradyrhizobium sp. AZCC 1721 DNA:
- a CDS encoding TerC family protein, with translation MNWLLQIFDPATISAFFTQFQAEMQQPAFWVALGKIMWINILLSGDNALVIAMACRGLPPRQRFWGMILGAGVAVLLRIIFTGIVVTLMALPYLKLVGGLALLFIAAKLLVPEHEDESDTEAAAHLWAAVQIVAIADIVMSLDNVIAVAAAANGSIPLLVIGLAISVPLIVAGAALIMALLTRLPALVWAGAGLLGWVAGEVMATDPALQPSLHAFFNGPVGVGLDGMLKSLGMAPHFANGGHGGEVILGLIGIAVVLLAGAVWRKRKLQGAEHSATA, from the coding sequence GTGAACTGGCTCTTGCAAATCTTCGATCCTGCGACGATCTCGGCATTCTTCACCCAGTTCCAGGCCGAGATGCAGCAACCCGCCTTCTGGGTCGCGCTCGGCAAGATCATGTGGATCAACATCCTGCTGTCGGGCGACAACGCGCTCGTCATCGCGATGGCCTGCCGCGGCCTGCCGCCGCGCCAGCGGTTCTGGGGCATGATCCTCGGCGCCGGCGTTGCCGTGCTGCTGCGCATCATCTTCACCGGCATCGTCGTGACGCTGATGGCGCTGCCGTACCTCAAGCTGGTCGGCGGACTGGCACTGCTCTTCATCGCGGCAAAGCTCCTGGTGCCGGAACACGAGGACGAGAGCGACACGGAAGCGGCTGCGCATCTGTGGGCAGCGGTGCAGATCGTTGCGATCGCCGACATCGTCATGAGCCTCGACAACGTCATCGCGGTCGCCGCGGCCGCCAATGGCAGCATCCCGCTGCTCGTCATCGGCCTTGCCATCAGCGTTCCCTTGATCGTCGCGGGTGCTGCGCTGATCATGGCGTTGCTGACGCGTCTTCCCGCGCTGGTGTGGGCCGGTGCAGGCTTGCTGGGCTGGGTCGCGGGTGAGGTGATGGCGACCGACCCGGCGCTGCAACCGTCTCTGCACGCATTCTTCAACGGTCCGGTCGGTGTCGGCCTCGATGGAATGCTCAAATCGCTCGGCATGGCGCCGCACTTCGCCAATGGCGGTCATGGCGGAGAGGTGATCCTTGGACTCATCGGCATCGCCGTGGTGCTGCTGGCAGGAGCGGTCTGGCGCAAGCGCAAGCTGCAGGGCGCGGAGCACTCGGCGACGGCGTAG
- a CDS encoding xanthine dehydrogenase family protein molybdopterin-binding subunit gives MTEPLLGRSLDRLEDVRFVQGRGRYVADLASPDALHGVVVRSPHAHARITAIGTEAARRTPGVVAVLTGAELASDDIGPLPCAVTSIPMTTPLVVPPYHALARGVVRHVGEPVAFVVAETVEAARDAAEAVVVDYEPLPPVVAIAAAILPDAPSIWPEAVGNIAFQFNRGEIGPVEAAIRGAAHVVECELVNNRVVAAPLETRGAIGRFDAASGRLHLTASAAGAHAIRDLLADRVFRIGREKLRVNIPDVGGGFGMKNVLYPEWVLVLWAARRLGRPVTWIGDRGEDFTGSAHGRDSIVRARLALDRDGRFLALDTRVFANLGAYVSTVAPAVPTMAMASAMGGVYDIPLIAFETKGVFTNTTPIDAYRGAGKPEANYLIERCIDIAAHQLGMDALKLRRKNIMRRFPYSSAMGLSVEQGSFAHAIDHAATAAEGFKARQRRSRKLGRLRGLGLACFLETARGQPNEVAEVQFGEGGLIDLKVGTHSNGQGHETTYARIAADALGLPLERFRFRQGDTDDLDSGGGHGGARSMHQGGTALLMAAEGLIENARRLAARLLQAGVDAVQYEAGMLRVAATGQEISLDEVARASYQLAGDDVAPGLAHRSTHLCDRYTFPNGCHVAEVEIDPETGEVRLDRYVIFDDYGRLLDPRQTLGQVHGGVAQGIGQALFEHALFDAETGQILSGSLMDYALPRAGDLPAFEGDLTLDFPSRANRLGVKGSGQAGAIAAPATIMNAVMSALAPLGVRHLDMPATPSRIWRAIQAAEARSRQRADTASADQ, from the coding sequence ATGACCGAACCGTTATTGGGGCGCAGCCTCGATCGCCTTGAAGACGTGCGCTTCGTGCAGGGACGCGGGCGCTACGTCGCCGATCTCGCGTCGCCAGACGCGCTTCATGGCGTCGTCGTTCGCTCGCCGCACGCGCATGCACGCATCACCGCGATCGGCACCGAGGCGGCGCGCAGGACGCCCGGCGTCGTGGCTGTGCTCACAGGTGCCGAATTGGCATCCGACGATATCGGCCCGTTGCCGTGCGCGGTGACCAGCATCCCGATGACCACGCCGCTCGTGGTGCCGCCCTATCACGCGCTGGCGCGCGGCGTGGTGCGCCATGTCGGCGAGCCGGTCGCGTTTGTGGTTGCGGAAACCGTCGAAGCCGCGCGCGATGCTGCCGAGGCCGTCGTTGTCGACTATGAGCCGCTGCCGCCGGTGGTCGCGATCGCAGCGGCGATTCTGCCGGATGCCCCGTCGATCTGGCCGGAGGCTGTGGGCAACATCGCGTTCCAGTTCAACCGCGGCGAGATCGGTCCGGTGGAAGCGGCGATCCGCGGTGCCGCCCACGTCGTGGAATGCGAGTTGGTCAACAACCGCGTCGTCGCCGCGCCGTTGGAGACACGCGGTGCGATAGGGCGGTTCGATGCCGCGAGCGGCCGGCTGCACCTGACCGCCTCGGCCGCCGGCGCGCATGCGATCCGCGACCTGCTCGCCGACCGAGTCTTTCGCATCGGCAGAGAAAAACTTCGCGTCAACATTCCCGACGTCGGCGGCGGCTTCGGGATGAAGAACGTGCTCTATCCGGAGTGGGTGCTGGTGCTGTGGGCGGCGCGCCGCCTCGGCCGTCCCGTCACGTGGATCGGCGATCGCGGCGAGGATTTTACCGGCTCCGCGCATGGCCGCGACAGCATCGTTCGGGCCCGCCTGGCGCTCGATCGCGATGGCCGCTTCCTGGCGCTCGACACCAGGGTGTTCGCCAATCTCGGCGCCTATGTCTCGACGGTGGCGCCGGCCGTGCCGACCATGGCGATGGCAAGCGCGATGGGCGGCGTGTACGACATTCCGCTGATCGCATTCGAGACCAAGGGCGTGTTCACCAATACGACGCCGATCGATGCCTATCGCGGCGCCGGCAAGCCGGAGGCAAATTATCTGATCGAGCGCTGCATTGATATCGCGGCCCATCAGCTCGGGATGGATGCGCTGAAACTGCGGCGCAAGAACATCATGCGTCGCTTCCCTTACAGCAGCGCGATGGGACTTTCGGTCGAGCAGGGCAGCTTTGCCCACGCGATCGATCACGCCGCCACTGCCGCGGAGGGTTTTAAGGCGCGCCAGAGAAGATCACGCAAGCTGGGCCGGCTGCGCGGCCTCGGGCTTGCCTGCTTTCTCGAGACCGCGCGCGGCCAACCCAACGAAGTGGCGGAAGTGCAGTTCGGTGAGGGCGGCCTGATCGACCTGAAGGTCGGCACGCATTCCAACGGCCAGGGCCACGAGACCACCTACGCCCGGATCGCAGCCGACGCGCTCGGCCTTCCGCTGGAGCGCTTCCGGTTTCGGCAGGGCGATACGGACGATCTGGATAGTGGCGGCGGCCATGGCGGAGCGCGCTCTATGCACCAGGGCGGCACCGCGCTGTTGATGGCGGCGGAAGGCTTGATCGAGAATGCGCGGCGGCTTGCCGCGCGCCTGCTGCAGGCCGGCGTGGATGCGGTTCAGTATGAAGCAGGCATGTTGCGTGTGGCCGCGACCGGGCAGGAGATCAGCCTCGATGAGGTGGCGCGAGCTTCCTATCAGCTTGCCGGTGACGATGTCGCGCCCGGCCTGGCGCACAGGTCGACCCATCTGTGCGACCGCTACACGTTTCCCAACGGCTGCCATGTCGCGGAGGTCGAGATCGACCCCGAGACCGGCGAGGTGAGGCTCGATCGCTACGTCATCTTTGATGATTACGGCCGCCTGCTCGATCCCCGCCAGACGCTGGGGCAGGTGCATGGCGGCGTGGCGCAAGGCATCGGGCAGGCGTTGTTCGAGCACGCGCTGTTCGATGCGGAGACAGGACAGATTCTGTCGGGCTCGCTGATGGATTATGCGCTGCCGCGCGCAGGCGATCTTCCCGCGTTCGAGGGCGATCTCACGCTTGATTTTCCAAGCCGTGCCAACCGGCTCGGCGTCAAGGGAAGCGGTCAGGCCGGCGCCATTGCAGCACCTGCCACGATCATGAACGCCGTGATGAGCGCACTGGCACCGCTCGGCGTACGCCATCTCGACATGCCCGCGACGCCTTCGCGCATCTGGCGCGCGATCCAGGCGGCAGAAGCACGATCGCGTCAGCGCGCTGACACCGCGTCCGCCGATCAATAG
- a CDS encoding ArsR/SmtB family transcription factor: MQADKVFKALGDPTRRKLLDLLCEKNGQTLGQLCENLDMARQSATQHLEILEAANLVSTVRRGREKLHFINPVPLHEVYERWVRKFERQRLSLLHDLKKELEGE, encoded by the coding sequence ATGCAGGCCGACAAGGTTTTCAAAGCGCTGGGCGACCCGACACGCAGAAAGCTGCTTGATCTTCTCTGTGAGAAGAACGGGCAGACGCTTGGGCAGCTTTGCGAAAACTTGGACATGGCCCGGCAATCCGCCACGCAGCACCTCGAAATCCTGGAGGCGGCCAATCTGGTGAGCACGGTCAGGCGCGGCCGGGAGAAGCTGCACTTCATCAACCCGGTGCCGCTTCATGAGGTCTACGAGCGGTGGGTGCGGAAATTCGAACGACAGCGGCTCAGCCTGCTGCACGATCTGAAGAAAGAACTCGAAGGAGAATGA
- a CDS encoding SRPBCC family protein translates to MTKETTSFVYVTYVRSTPEKVFEAITKPEIARRYWGHENVSDWNPGSKWEHVRANDQRSVELVGKVVEVSPPTRLVITWANASQASDPSAYSRVTFETEEYEDMVRLTVTHDELVAGSGMANGIKKGWPVVLASLKSLLETGHGLDVFAKPKSA, encoded by the coding sequence ATGACCAAAGAGACGACCAGCTTTGTCTACGTGACCTATGTTCGCTCGACGCCGGAGAAGGTGTTCGAGGCCATCACAAAGCCGGAGATCGCAAGGCGATACTGGGGCCACGAAAACGTCTCTGACTGGAATCCCGGATCGAAATGGGAGCACGTCCGCGCCAATGATCAACGGAGCGTCGAACTGGTCGGCAAGGTCGTCGAGGTCTCGCCACCAACCCGTCTTGTCATCACCTGGGCGAATGCGTCGCAGGCCTCCGATCCTTCCGCCTACAGCCGGGTGACGTTCGAGACCGAGGAATACGAGGACATGGTCCGGCTGACGGTCACACATGACGAACTCGTAGCCGGCAGCGGGATGGCGAACGGCATCAAGAAAGGTTGGCCGGTCGTGCTCGCCAGCCTGAAATCCTTGCTGGAAACCGGCCACGGCCTCGACGTCTTCGCCAAGCCGAAATCGGCCTGA
- a CDS encoding GFA family protein has translation MTKPFIGGCACGAIRFETSSEPLVESHCQCRDCQKRSGTGHGSYLVFPRRADVAITGEAKEWRVADDNGNEKVHAFCPTCGTPVYLTFVANPEPIAVHATSLDDPSRFNPQLITYGIRGHAWDTMDPSLQKFERMPPG, from the coding sequence ATGACCAAGCCCTTTATCGGCGGGTGTGCCTGCGGCGCGATCCGTTTTGAGACGAGCAGCGAACCTCTCGTCGAGAGCCACTGCCAATGCCGCGATTGCCAGAAACGAAGCGGCACGGGGCATGGATCCTACCTCGTCTTTCCCCGGCGAGCCGATGTGGCAATTACCGGCGAAGCGAAAGAATGGCGGGTGGCGGACGACAACGGGAATGAAAAGGTCCACGCCTTCTGCCCGACCTGTGGAACGCCGGTCTATCTGACATTCGTCGCCAACCCGGAACCGATAGCGGTCCACGCGACCAGCCTGGACGACCCAAGCCGGTTCAATCCACAACTGATCACGTACGGCATCCGCGGCCATGCGTGGGACACGATGGATCCTTCGTTGCAGAAATTCGAGCGGATGCCGCCCGGATAA
- a CDS encoding LysR family transcriptional regulator — protein MALGLRQLRYFIAIADAGVLSRAAEALNVAQSALSHHVAALETDLGVKLLERRPRGIALTAAGRRLYEHASAVLSALCKAEEDVRTFNEAATGPVCLGLSHTAISMVALDVMKAVRTNFPGVHLTVVEALSPALIERVFSGTVDLALAYNPPRDARLDVEWLQDEDLYLVGHPGLIGKSSSPIAFSAIPQRSVVGLTPMPASRAIIQTQVLRNQITPSETLEVDSLSALRMALEAGLGCAILSRATVLADLAAEKYHARRIIDPPLTRSCALVSLADRPQTKAFLEVRKTMVEVVRSAVSAGRWPAKGNGRRSKRAAN, from the coding sequence ATGGCGCTCGGATTGCGGCAGCTTCGCTATTTCATCGCCATCGCCGACGCCGGCGTGCTGTCGCGGGCCGCGGAGGCGCTCAACGTCGCCCAGTCGGCACTGAGCCATCACGTCGCCGCACTCGAAACCGATCTGGGCGTCAAGCTGCTGGAGCGCAGGCCGCGCGGGATCGCGCTGACCGCGGCCGGCCGGCGGCTTTACGAGCACGCCAGCGCCGTGCTGTCGGCGCTCTGCAAGGCAGAAGAGGATGTGCGAACTTTCAATGAGGCCGCGACCGGTCCGGTTTGTCTCGGCCTCAGCCATACCGCAATCTCCATGGTCGCGCTCGACGTCATGAAGGCGGTGCGAACAAATTTCCCAGGCGTACACCTGACGGTCGTCGAGGCGCTGTCGCCGGCGCTGATCGAGCGCGTCTTCTCAGGGACAGTCGATCTCGCGCTCGCCTATAATCCGCCCCGGGATGCCCGCCTGGACGTCGAATGGCTGCAGGACGAAGATCTCTATCTCGTCGGGCATCCGGGTCTGATCGGCAAATCTTCCAGTCCGATCGCCTTCTCCGCCATCCCGCAACGAAGCGTGGTTGGACTGACGCCGATGCCGGCTTCGCGGGCCATCATCCAGACCCAGGTTCTGCGCAATCAGATCACGCCGAGCGAAACGCTCGAAGTCGATTCGTTGTCGGCATTGCGAATGGCGCTCGAGGCTGGTTTAGGATGCGCGATCCTCTCCCGCGCAACCGTTCTCGCCGACTTGGCGGCGGAGAAATATCACGCACGCCGCATCATCGATCCGCCGCTGACGCGCTCGTGCGCTTTGGTTTCGCTCGCGGACCGTCCGCAAACAAAAGCCTTTCTCGAGGTACGCAAGACAATGGTCGAGGTGGTCCGCTCAGCGGTCAGCGCAGGGCGATGGCCGGCGAAGGGAAACGGCCGACGGAGCAAGCGCGCCGCGAACTAG
- a CDS encoding hydroxymethylglutaryl-CoA lyase has translation MDLPDSVVISEEGPREGFQIEPGPIATADKIALIDALSACGLRRIQIASLVNPKHVPGWVDAEAVIEGFTAREGVEYSALWFNESGLQRALAFKQKLTLAGFISLSASEPFAIRNLNRDRAGQIEAMRRYVRVHREAGVPISKIIVMAAFGCNFAGDISSAEVVATVSDALAIAREADIEVRDVALADSMGWATPKRVAAAVGAVRDRWDDLRIALHLHDTRGQGIACAYEGLRLGVTAFDAAVAGLGGCPFAGQPGAPGNIATEELALLCEEMGISTGLNIEALIEAGRLAERIVGHRLPSAALRSGTLAAFRRPAA, from the coding sequence ATGGACCTGCCTGATAGCGTCGTCATCAGCGAGGAGGGGCCCCGCGAAGGCTTTCAGATCGAGCCGGGCCCAATCGCGACTGCCGACAAAATCGCGCTGATCGACGCGCTCTCCGCGTGCGGGCTTCGCCGGATCCAGATCGCCTCCTTGGTCAATCCCAAGCACGTCCCGGGTTGGGTCGACGCCGAGGCCGTGATCGAAGGGTTCACCGCGCGGGAAGGCGTCGAATACTCCGCCCTGTGGTTCAACGAGAGCGGGCTGCAGCGCGCGCTCGCGTTCAAGCAGAAGCTCACCCTTGCCGGGTTTATCTCGCTGAGCGCATCCGAGCCGTTCGCGATCAGGAATCTCAACCGCGACCGCGCCGGACAGATCGAAGCCATGCGCAGGTACGTGCGTGTGCATCGGGAAGCCGGCGTGCCGATCTCCAAGATCATCGTCATGGCCGCGTTCGGCTGCAACTTTGCAGGTGACATATCGTCGGCAGAGGTCGTCGCGACAGTTTCGGACGCGCTCGCCATCGCGCGCGAAGCGGACATCGAGGTGCGCGACGTTGCGTTGGCGGATTCCATGGGCTGGGCCACGCCGAAGCGGGTCGCGGCCGCCGTCGGCGCCGTTCGCGACCGCTGGGACGATTTGCGGATCGCGCTTCACCTCCACGATACGCGCGGGCAGGGCATCGCCTGCGCCTATGAGGGACTGCGGCTCGGAGTCACGGCTTTCGATGCGGCGGTGGCGGGACTCGGCGGCTGTCCGTTTGCCGGCCAACCCGGCGCGCCGGGTAACATCGCCACCGAAGAGCTCGCATTGTTGTGCGAGGAGATGGGCATCTCCACCGGCCTGAATATCGAGGCGCTGATCGAGGCCGGGCGTCTTGCCGAGCGGATCGTCGGACACCGGCTGCCGAGCGCGGCGCTGCGATCGGGAACGCTTGCCGCCTTCAGGAGACCGGCTGCATGA
- a CDS encoding CaiB/BaiF CoA transferase family protein, which produces MTTSSRPLAGLKVLDFGHTIMGPCAGVLFADLGADVVKIEPSDGDPTRRLPGFAAGFFATYNRNKRSIAIDLKRPEGQAIVHRLVKDADVVLENFGPGTIERLKCSWEDLRRINPRLVYLSMKGFLKGPYENRGALDEVVQMQSGLAYMTGPPGRPLRAGAPVIDILGGVFGVVAALAALRERDVTGVGQKVASSLFESATFMLGAVVVGSAVTGGPMPPMPARKNAWGVYDVFTASGGGQVFIGCTSDGHWQRFCDVFGFDDWREDPRLVGNANRCEAREWMLPELERRITKLPLHEILEKCEAARVAYSRVGRPDELSTDPHLLANGGLLATAVSAFGGGPLVGIPALPVEFGEARERPGLARQPPRVGEHADEILQAAGYSAHEIADLRAAGVLGAAASMPA; this is translated from the coding sequence ATGACGACTTCATCCAGACCGCTTGCAGGGCTGAAGGTGCTCGACTTCGGTCACACCATCATGGGGCCTTGCGCGGGTGTCCTGTTTGCCGATCTCGGCGCCGACGTCGTGAAGATCGAACCGTCCGACGGCGATCCGACTCGGCGGTTGCCGGGTTTCGCCGCCGGCTTTTTCGCGACCTACAACCGCAACAAGCGCTCGATCGCGATCGACCTGAAGCGGCCCGAGGGACAGGCGATCGTTCATCGGCTGGTGAAGGACGCCGACGTCGTGCTGGAGAACTTTGGCCCGGGAACGATCGAGCGGCTGAAGTGCAGTTGGGAGGATCTGCGCCGGATCAACCCGCGTCTTGTGTACCTCTCGATGAAAGGCTTTCTGAAGGGACCGTATGAGAACCGTGGCGCGCTCGACGAGGTGGTGCAGATGCAGTCCGGGCTTGCCTACATGACCGGCCCGCCCGGTCGGCCGCTTCGCGCGGGCGCGCCGGTCATCGACATTCTCGGCGGCGTCTTCGGTGTCGTAGCCGCGCTGGCCGCGCTGCGCGAGCGCGACGTCACCGGCGTGGGGCAGAAGGTCGCGAGTTCGCTGTTTGAAAGCGCAACCTTCATGCTCGGCGCGGTCGTCGTCGGCAGCGCGGTTACCGGCGGGCCGATGCCACCGATGCCGGCACGGAAAAACGCCTGGGGCGTCTATGACGTTTTCACCGCTTCCGGCGGCGGCCAGGTCTTCATCGGCTGCACGTCGGACGGGCACTGGCAACGCTTCTGCGACGTGTTCGGCTTCGATGACTGGCGCGAAGATCCGAGGCTCGTCGGCAACGCCAATCGTTGCGAGGCGCGCGAGTGGATGCTCCCCGAACTGGAGCGGCGGATCACGAAACTGCCGCTGCACGAAATCCTCGAAAAATGCGAGGCGGCGCGGGTCGCCTATTCGCGCGTCGGGCGGCCCGACGAATTATCGACCGATCCGCATCTGCTTGCCAATGGCGGCCTGCTCGCAACCGCCGTGTCGGCTTTCGGCGGCGGACCGCTGGTCGGAATTCCGGCGCTGCCGGTGGAATTCGGCGAGGCCCGCGAACGGCCGGGCCTCGCGCGCCAGCCGCCGCGGGTCGGCGAGCACGCCGATGAAATTTTGCAAGCTGCCGGATATTCGGCGCACGAAATAGCCGATCTGCGTGCGGCCGGCGTGCTTGGCGCGGCTGCGAGCATGCCTGCATAG
- a CDS encoding Bug family tripartite tricarboxylate transporter substrate binding protein, which yields MISDTLFRAKAFILGAAVVAALVAIVSSATAQPYPSRAITILVGYSAGGQADALTRTIGKQLGENLKVSVVIENKTGANGMIAAQAAARAEPDGYTILMVTDAMVTIDPHLATSNHFDLSTAMEPVVNVAWSPLLLAAANNVPANSVAELVALGKQKTQNLSFGSSGSSTPHRLAGEMLQKYGGFTMTHIPYKGTAASVNDLLGGQIPLLFGAPTAVEPLAAAGKIKLLGVTSEKRYAMLPNVPAISETFEGFKIISYIGFMLPKKTPAPVIATLNKEVNAVLATGTMRAWLDKQGMVAVGGTPDDFKRQIGIDYQARGELVRALGITSE from the coding sequence ATGATTTCCGACACACTGTTTCGAGCGAAGGCATTCATTCTCGGCGCGGCGGTCGTCGCGGCGCTGGTTGCGATCGTGTCGAGCGCCACGGCGCAGCCATACCCGTCGCGGGCGATCACCATCCTGGTCGGCTATTCCGCGGGCGGACAGGCCGACGCGCTGACCCGGACCATCGGCAAGCAACTCGGCGAGAACCTCAAAGTATCCGTCGTCATCGAGAACAAGACGGGCGCCAACGGCATGATCGCGGCGCAGGCGGCGGCGCGCGCCGAGCCTGACGGATACACGATCCTGATGGTGACGGACGCGATGGTCACCATCGATCCGCACCTCGCCACCAGCAACCATTTCGACCTTTCGACCGCGATGGAGCCGGTCGTCAACGTCGCGTGGTCGCCGCTCTTGCTTGCCGCGGCCAACAATGTGCCGGCGAATTCGGTCGCCGAGTTGGTCGCTTTGGGCAAGCAGAAAACGCAGAATCTGAGTTTCGGCAGCTCCGGCAGCTCGACGCCGCACCGCCTCGCCGGCGAGATGCTGCAGAAATATGGCGGCTTCACCATGACCCACATTCCCTACAAGGGAACGGCGGCGTCGGTGAATGATCTCCTGGGCGGCCAGATCCCGCTGCTGTTTGGCGCACCCACGGCTGTGGAGCCGCTGGCTGCGGCCGGCAAGATCAAGCTGCTCGGCGTCACGTCGGAGAAGCGCTACGCAATGCTGCCCAACGTTCCGGCCATCAGCGAAACCTTCGAGGGGTTCAAGATCATCAGCTATATCGGCTTCATGCTGCCGAAGAAGACCCCAGCGCCTGTCATCGCGACCTTGAACAAGGAAGTGAATGCGGTGCTTGCCACTGGCACGATGCGCGCATGGCTGGACAAGCAGGGCATGGTCGCCGTCGGCGGCACGCCTGATGATTTCAAGCGCCAGATCGGGATTGACTATCAAGCGCGGGGTGAACTTGTCCGCGCGCTCGGCATCACCAGTGAGTGA
- a CDS encoding DUF1127 domain-containing protein, which produces MSPQQTNLTSETGRDASGLRLDLAIALVKDASGNALAEACPDASIAALRDAFSEKEAAGPPVASTRSVLSLLQGYWRAFRKRRQRERLLVSLHDLSDRELMDIGLTPSDIDYIVAGRAIERLRDGTTYLGLSRGVM; this is translated from the coding sequence ATGTCACCCCAACAGACGAACCTCACATCCGAGACCGGGCGCGATGCCTCAGGGCTCCGCCTCGACCTCGCCATCGCTTTGGTGAAAGACGCCTCGGGCAATGCTTTGGCCGAGGCGTGCCCCGATGCTTCCATCGCAGCGCTGAGAGACGCTTTCTCGGAAAAGGAAGCGGCTGGACCACCAGTCGCATCGACGCGGAGCGTCTTGAGTTTGCTCCAGGGATATTGGCGTGCGTTTCGAAAACGACGCCAACGCGAGAGGTTGCTAGTCAGTTTGCACGACCTGAGCGACAGAGAGCTGATGGATATCGGCCTGACACCCAGTGACATCGACTACATCGTCGCTGGCCGAGCTATTGAAAGGCTCAGAGATGGCACGACGTATCTAGGGCTGTCTCGTGGTGTGATGTAA
- a CDS encoding Crp/Fnr family transcriptional regulator, with protein MNRDSVLASLLRRLDTVSKLDPADTAAIRSLPIAVRHWEGARAIVSDGERPSECCLIIEGFCIRSKTTEAGQRQILSIHIPGEIPDLQSLHLRRMDHDLATLVPSTLGFISHASLLDLTHARPNVADVLWRDTLIDAAIFREWIVNVGQRPAPARLVHIALELRRRLLAVRGGTEPATFEFPLTQEQIGEALGITPVHANRIIRQLREDGIVDVSRGQVRVLDETRLAELAQFDDRYLHQDPAV; from the coding sequence GTGAATCGGGATTCGGTGTTGGCAAGCTTGTTGCGGCGGCTCGATACCGTCTCGAAACTCGATCCGGCTGATACTGCCGCGATCCGTTCGCTTCCGATCGCGGTTCGCCACTGGGAAGGCGCAAGAGCCATCGTATCTGACGGCGAACGTCCGTCGGAATGCTGTCTGATTATCGAGGGCTTCTGTATCCGTTCCAAAACGACAGAGGCCGGCCAGCGGCAAATTCTCTCGATTCACATCCCTGGCGAGATTCCCGACCTTCAGAGTTTGCACCTGCGCAGGATGGATCATGATCTCGCCACGCTGGTCCCCTCGACGCTAGGGTTCATCAGTCATGCCTCGCTGCTAGACCTGACGCATGCGAGACCGAATGTTGCGGACGTGCTCTGGCGCGACACCTTGATCGATGCCGCGATATTTCGGGAGTGGATCGTCAATGTTGGACAGCGGCCGGCGCCGGCCCGGCTTGTCCATATCGCGCTCGAACTTCGCAGGCGTCTTCTTGCAGTCAGGGGAGGCACGGAGCCTGCCACGTTCGAATTCCCGCTTACCCAGGAGCAGATCGGCGAGGCGCTGGGCATCACGCCGGTGCATGCGAACCGCATCATCAGGCAACTGCGCGAGGACGGGATCGTCGACGTCAGCAGAGGGCAAGTGCGCGTGCTCGACGAAACAAGGCTCGCGGAACTGGCGCAGTTTGACGACCGTTACCTGCATCAGGATCCGGCCGTCTGA
- a CDS encoding DUF1801 domain-containing protein, with protein sequence MKKATMKKSGASEGKGGSSPSRHIDARIKELGDWRGEMLARIRSIIKQADPEVVEEWKWRGVPVWEHDGIICTGETYKAVVKMTFARGASLEDPSGLFNSSLEGNTRRAIDFHDGDKIDEKALKALIREAVALNTSKRAAARPASARKKSKSA encoded by the coding sequence ATGAAGAAAGCAACAATGAAGAAGAGCGGCGCGAGCGAAGGAAAAGGCGGAAGCTCTCCCTCTCGGCACATCGATGCGCGAATCAAGGAGCTGGGCGATTGGCGCGGCGAGATGCTCGCGCGGATTCGAAGCATCATCAAGCAGGCCGATCCCGAAGTGGTCGAGGAGTGGAAGTGGCGCGGCGTTCCGGTGTGGGAGCACGACGGCATCATCTGCACCGGAGAGACCTACAAGGCGGTCGTGAAGATGACCTTCGCCAGGGGCGCCTCGCTGGAAGACCCGTCAGGCCTCTTCAACTCCAGCTTGGAGGGCAACACCCGGCGCGCCATCGATTTCCATGATGGCGACAAGATCGACGAAAAGGCATTGAAGGCGCTCATTCGCGAGGCTGTGGCACTGAACACGTCGAAGCGAGCGGCCGCACGACCCGCCAGCGCTCGGAAGAAATCAAAGAGCGCTTGA